The Clostridium cylindrosporum DSM 605 genomic interval TTAAGTCCTAATGAACTAATACTACTTGCTACAACAATTTCTCTTCAAATTGCTGAGGTTACAGATGCTGATCAACAAAATGTACTTGGAAACTTCTTCGGTGCCTTATCCTCTAATTTGCAAACTATAGCTGCACAAGCCGAGTCTCTTAAATCTGCTTCAGAGTCTAATTCTAAAAAAGGGTCTAACTCTTCAGATGATTCTTCTGATGATTCCTCTGAGGGTTAAACCCTATTAACCCTATATTAAATTTAGAATTTCTTTCTTTATTTTATCAATACATTTATCAAGGTCATAGTTAGAGTATGATTTTTTAATACCTAATTTACTTAGGTTCTCTTCACTAAAATCTACACTGTCTGCAAGAAACCTTCTACATAGCTCATCATAATTTGGATTTTCTTGCTTCATCTCTCTTATTAATGCCCTTTCAAGACGAATACCATCATCAACCTTAATATAGAAAGGAACTACATACTCTTCACCGAAGTAAGCTTTAAGGCTATTATAGGACTCAAGAGTTGTAATAAGTATATAGTTTTTGCTTAGGTCTATCTGTCCATCATCTAGTGTACAGTAATGCCAATCGCCACTAAC includes:
- a CDS encoding guanylate kinase; the protein is MGKIFCLMGKSSSGKDTIFREIKEDKNLGLLPIIGYTTRPKRTDETNGVEYYFIDNNTLSGYRECGKLIEERVYNTVSGDWHYCTLDDGQIDLSKNYILITTLESYNSLKAYFGEEYVVPFYIKVDDGIRLERALIREMKQENPNYDELCRRFLADSVDFSEENLSKLGIKKSYSNYDLDKCIDKIKKEILNLI